Proteins found in one Neodiprion lecontei isolate iyNeoLeco1 chromosome 6, iyNeoLeco1.1, whole genome shotgun sequence genomic segment:
- the LOC107226309 gene encoding heart- and neural crest derivatives-expressed protein 1 yields MLGGYEAQAEYYPQWHQPYNYMTQLPYGPVGIPDPVEVHSTYWAAADSGISGGSSGAGSPAASTPPLIEEIGVQEPSHYSPSSHSSHYSKSTTTTTTNHHHHNHHHHHHHQQYNAHQMTSGSGHQSYPGLMYQACQTESATRQSEFLGGSLQPSDHLQRVHDVREGMVVRPKRRNTANKKERRRTQSINNAFADLRDCIPNVPTDTKLSKIKTLRLAASYIGYLMAVLDSDEGEEPQSFKAEILSSSRRNKSQQNAIETSGQSTSLVQEEGPKGKGRTGWPQHMWALELKQEPQA; encoded by the exons ATGTTGGGAGGCTACGAGGCTCAGGCAGAATATTACCCTCAATGGCATCAGCCGTACAACTACATGACCCAGCTGCCCTACG GACCCGTCGGAATTCCGGACCCGGTCGAGGTTCATTCGACGTATTGGGCGGCGGCTGATTCCGGAATATCCGGGGGCAGTTCGGGGGCCGGAAGTCCGGCGGCCTCGACGCCGCCGTTGATCGAAGAGATCGGAGTCCAGGAACCGTCGCACTATTCCCCTTCGTCGCATTCCTCGCACTACTCGAAgtcaacgacgacgacgacgacgaaccaccaccatcacaatcaccatcatcatcatcatcaccaacAGTACAACGCCCATCAGATGACGAGTGGCTCGGGGCACCAATCTTATCCCGGTTTGATGTACCAGGCTTGTCAGACCGAGTCTGCGACTAGGCAGAGCGAATTTCTTGGGGGCTCGTTGCAgccctccgaccaccttcaacgcGTCCACGACGTCAGGGAAGGGATGGTCGTAAGGCCGAAACGGAGGAACACCGCGAATAAAAAGGAGAGAAGACGCACCCAGAGCATCAACAACGCCTTCGCCGATCTCAGGGACTGCATACCGAACGTACCGACCGACACGAAACTTTCCAAGATAAAAACACTCAGGCTCGCGGCTTCCTACATCGGGTACTTAATGGCGGTTCTCGACAGCGACGAGGGAGAGGAACCGCAGAGTTTTAAGGCAGAAATTTTGTCCAGTAGCAGGCGTAACAAGTCTCAACAAAACGCG ATCGAGACTTCCGGTCAGAGCACTTCCTTGGTGCAAGAAGAAGGCCCCAAGGGTAAGGGTAGAACTGGATGGCCACAGCACATGTGGGCCTTGGAACTGAAGCAGGAACCTCAGGCCTGA
- the LOC107226310 gene encoding heart- and neural crest derivatives-expressed protein 2-like has protein sequence MAAMLDGYVNQLDNYYAHNQCFQPNAYTVPAHRQGGSAVVPAMDCHAVPDSSYWSPMDATGISGGSSGSGSPGTSDTPPCLEELGITDPPAAFHLHTYHNQSHVVASHNHYGVGYHDQVVDGQIREDYAPCSTSAGQGSSFSLGNPVRPVKRRNTANKKERRRTQSINNAFADLRDCIPNVPADTKLSKIKTLRLACSYIGYLTAVLDSDEPPATFRAELVPGSRRSKQSGVDQSQEAISQEPVEETRRTKGRTGWPQHVWALELKQEQPPGL, from the exons ATGGCTGCCATGTTGGACGGATACGTTAACCAGCTCGATAATTATTACGCCCATAATCAGTGTTTTCAACCAAACGCTTATACCGTACCTGCGCATCGCCAAG GTGGAAGCGCCGTTGTTCCGGCCATGGACTGTCACGCCGTTCCCGATAGTTCTTACTGGAGTCCGATGGACGCGACGGGAATATCCGGGGGCAGTTCCGGCTCCGGAAGTCCGGGCACTTCGGACACTCCACCGTGCCTGGAGGAGCTCGGGATAACGGATCCTCCGGCGGCGTTTCACCTCCACACCTATCACAACCAGAGCCACGTCGTAGCCTCGCACAATCATTACGGCGTCGGGTACCACGACCAGGTCGTCGATGGTCAAATCCGGGAGGACTACGCGCCCTGCTCAACATCGGCGGGTCAGGGTTCGTCCTTCAGCCTCGGGAACCCGGTGAGACCGGTCAAGAGGAGGAACACTGCCAACAAAAAGGAGAGACGACGCACGCAGAGTATAAACAACGCTTTCGCCGACCTCAGAGATTGCATTCCCAACGTCCCGGCCGACACCAAATTGTCCAAGATCAAAACTCTGAGGCTCGCTTGCTCCTACATCGGCTACCTCACAGCGGTCCTGGACAGCGACGAACCTCCGGCCACCTTCAGGGCGGAACTCGTACCCGGCAGCAGGCGGTCCAAGCAATCCGGG GTTGATCAAAGTCAGGAAGCGATATCTCAAGAACCTGTTGAGGAAACGAGGCGTACGAAAGGAAGAACGGGATGGCCTCAGCACGTCTGGGCCTTGGAATTAAAGCAAGAACAGCCTCCGGGATTATAG